A section of the Hippea sp. KM1 genome encodes:
- a CDS encoding AbrB/MazE/SpoVT family DNA-binding domain-containing protein, with product MNTVIVGDRGQITIPKQIRKKYGIKKKQPLIIEDKDGEIVIKPAVAVPIKELKKLARKFDDDFIKEITEEDLLKDSEEEKILSKWEK from the coding sequence ATGAATACCGTAATTGTTGGAGATAGGGGACAGATAACTATACCCAAACAGATAAGGAAAAAATACGGAATAAAGAAAAAACAACCGTTGATAATAGAAGATAAAGACGGTGAGATTGTAATAAAGCCAGCCGTGGCTGTTCCTATCAAGGAACTCAAGAAGCTTGCAAGAAAGTTCGATGACGATTTTATTAAAGAGATCACAGAGGAAGACTTACTCAAGGATTCAGAAGAGGAGAAGATACTGAGTAAGTGGGAAAAGTAA